One part of the Parasphingorhabdus sp. SCSIO 66989 genome encodes these proteins:
- the gdhA gene encoding NADP-specific glutamate dehydrogenase: protein MAVSDHVDLETFMAGVQKRNPGQTEFIQAVQEVAQDIFDFIDDKEEYHEAQILRRIAEPDRVVSFRVCWEDDNHNIRVQRGWRVQNNNAIGPYKGGIRFHPSVTESVLKFLAFEQTFKNSLTGLPMGGGKGGANFNPRGKSDSEVMRFCQSFMTELYRHIGPDTDVPAGDIGVGAREIGYMFGQYKRITNRWEGVLTGKGVEYGGSQMRPEATGYGAVYFLQDMLNHAGEDVEGRTVIISGSGNVATHAAERVTQLGGKVLTLSDSGGFIHDPEGIDQEKIDWVKHLKTVKRGRISEYAEEFSGASYHEGERPWGVEADLALPCATQNELSGDEAKTMVDNGIRAVSEGANMPTTLEGVRVFHDAKILYGPGKAANAGGVAVSGLEMSQNAERISWNHERLGQMLNELMEGIHAKCVEYGDQGDGYVDYVKGANIAGFKKVADAMLAYGVV, encoded by the coding sequence ATGGCAGTATCCGATCACGTAGATCTCGAAACTTTTATGGCCGGTGTGCAGAAGCGCAATCCGGGCCAGACCGAATTTATTCAGGCTGTGCAGGAAGTTGCGCAGGATATTTTCGACTTTATCGACGACAAGGAAGAATATCACGAAGCGCAGATATTGCGGCGTATTGCCGAACCGGATCGTGTGGTGTCATTCCGTGTCTGCTGGGAAGATGACAATCACAATATCCGCGTTCAGCGTGGCTGGCGGGTGCAAAACAACAATGCCATCGGCCCCTATAAGGGCGGCATCCGTTTTCACCCATCGGTGACCGAAAGCGTTCTGAAATTCCTCGCCTTTGAGCAGACCTTCAAGAACTCGCTTACCGGCCTTCCTATGGGCGGTGGCAAGGGCGGTGCAAATTTCAATCCGCGCGGCAAATCGGACAGCGAGGTGATGCGCTTCTGCCAGTCCTTTATGACCGAACTTTATCGCCATATCGGCCCGGATACGGACGTGCCTGCGGGTGATATTGGGGTTGGTGCGCGTGAAATTGGCTATATGTTTGGCCAGTATAAGCGGATCACCAATCGCTGGGAGGGCGTCCTGACTGGCAAGGGCGTAGAATATGGCGGCTCGCAAATGCGGCCTGAAGCCACCGGCTATGGCGCGGTGTATTTTCTGCAGGATATGCTCAACCATGCCGGGGAAGATGTTGAGGGCAGAACCGTGATCATCTCCGGTTCGGGCAATGTCGCCACCCATGCTGCCGAAAGGGTAACCCAGCTTGGAGGGAAGGTGCTGACCCTTTCTGATAGTGGCGGCTTTATCCATGATCCCGAAGGGATTGATCAGGAAAAGATTGATTGGGTGAAACATCTCAAAACCGTCAAACGCGGCCGGATCAGTGAATATGCCGAGGAGTTTTCCGGCGCGAGTTATCATGAGGGTGAACGGCCCTGGGGCGTGGAGGCGGATTTGGCGCTTCCATGTGCAACCCAGAATGAACTCAGCGGTGACGAAGCCAAAACAATGGTCGACAATGGCATACGGGCGGTTTCCGAAGGCGCGAATATGCCGACGACACTCGAGGGTGTGCGCGTCTTTCATGATGCAAAAATCCTCTACGGCCCGGGTAAAGCGGCCAATGCCGGTGGCGTCGCCGTTTCCGGTCTGGAGATGAGTCAGAATGCCGAGCGCATTAGCTGGAACCATGAACGACTGGGGCAGATGCTGAATGAGTTGATGGAAGGCATCCACGCCAAATGCGTCGAATATGGCGATCAGGGTGATGGCTATGTCGACTATGTTAAAGGCGCCAATATCGCAGGCTTCAAAAAGGTTGCCGACGCGATGCTGGCTTATGGGGTGGTATAA
- a CDS encoding adenylate kinase — translation MNIILLGPPGAGKGTQAHKLVEQRGMVQLSTGDMLRAAVKAQTPVGLKAKAVMDAGELVSDDIVSALIGDALDALDADTGVIFDGYPRTAAQAHSLDEILEERGRALHHVVELEVDVDALIDRITGRFTCANCGAGYHDRHKLPKVEGVCDRCGSTEFKRRPDDNEETVRTRMEEYRAKTAPILPIYEERGIVSRVDGMADMDSVSASIAKVLDS, via the coding sequence GTGAATATCATCCTTTTGGGGCCTCCGGGCGCAGGCAAGGGTACGCAGGCACATAAGCTGGTTGAACAGCGCGGCATGGTGCAATTGTCGACAGGCGATATGCTGCGCGCCGCGGTGAAGGCGCAAACGCCGGTTGGTCTGAAGGCCAAAGCGGTTATGGATGCAGGTGAACTTGTGTCGGACGATATTGTCTCGGCGCTAATCGGCGATGCGCTCGATGCGCTGGATGCTGACACCGGCGTTATCTTTGACGGCTATCCGCGTACTGCCGCACAGGCGCATTCGCTTGATGAGATTCTCGAAGAACGCGGCCGCGCGCTGCACCATGTTGTCGAGTTGGAAGTCGATGTTGACGCTCTGATCGATCGTATCACCGGCCGCTTCACCTGTGCAAATTGTGGCGCGGGCTATCATGATCGGCACAAGCTGCCCAAAGTAGAGGGCGTGTGTGATCGCTGCGGCAGCACCGAATTCAAGCGCCGCCCCGATGACAATGAAGAAACCGTGCGCACCCGCATGGAAGAATATCGCGCCAAGACCGCGCCGATTCTGCCGATCTATGAAGAGCGCGGCATTGTCAGCCGGGTCGATGGCATGGCTGATATGGACAGCGTCAGCGCCTCCATCGCCAAAGTCCTCGACAGCTGA
- the secY gene encoding preprotein translocase subunit SecY, which translates to MATRADNIASSFSLAKFSQATELRNRIWFTIGALVIFRLLSYVPLPGVNPTALAQLATQTQGGVLDIFNTFSGGSLERMSLIALGVMPYITASIVVQLAAALSPTLAAIKKEGESGRKKLNQYTRYGTVGLCAVQGYFIAAGLETFASASGVQAVVDPGLTFRIGAVISLVGGTMFLMWLGEQITSRGIGNGISLIIMAGIVAQMPTFVSQMFQQGREGTISAGLIIGIIVMIVGLIVFICFMERAQRRVLIQYPKRAQQRGGMQADRSHLPLKVNTAGVIPPIFASSLLLLPLTISQFAGNNVDTSTTWGSVLQTLNSTLQHGQPVYMTLYAVGIIFFCFFYTAVVFNPEETADNLKRNGGFIPGIRPGKNTATYLDYVLTRITVVGAAYLAFVCVLPEYVIAQTGIPLFFLGGTSLLIVVNVTVDTVTQIQSHLLAHQYGDLIKKAKLKGRLR; encoded by the coding sequence ATGGCAACACGTGCCGATAATATCGCCAGCTCTTTCAGTCTGGCAAAATTCTCGCAAGCGACCGAATTGCGCAACCGTATCTGGTTCACCATCGGCGCTTTGGTGATTTTCCGCCTGCTCAGCTATGTGCCGCTTCCGGGTGTCAACCCGACAGCATTGGCGCAGCTCGCGACGCAAACCCAGGGCGGTGTGCTGGATATCTTCAACACCTTTTCCGGCGGTTCGCTCGAGCGCATGAGCCTGATCGCGCTCGGCGTTATGCCGTACATCACCGCCTCTATCGTGGTCCAGCTGGCGGCAGCCCTGTCGCCGACACTCGCTGCGATCAAGAAGGAAGGCGAGAGCGGACGCAAAAAGCTCAACCAATATACCCGCTATGGCACTGTGGGCCTGTGTGCGGTGCAGGGCTATTTTATCGCTGCGGGACTTGAGACCTTTGCCTCTGCCAGCGGTGTGCAAGCCGTGGTTGATCCCGGCTTGACCTTCCGTATCGGCGCGGTGATTTCGCTGGTTGGTGGCACCATGTTCCTGATGTGGCTGGGTGAACAGATCACCAGCCGCGGCATTGGTAACGGCATCTCGCTGATCATTATGGCCGGTATTGTCGCGCAGATGCCGACATTTGTGTCGCAAATGTTCCAACAGGGCCGCGAAGGTACCATCTCTGCCGGTCTGATCATTGGCATCATCGTGATGATTGTCGGTCTGATCGTCTTCATCTGCTTTATGGAGCGGGCTCAGCGCCGGGTGCTGATCCAATATCCCAAACGCGCGCAACAGCGTGGCGGCATGCAGGCGGACCGTTCGCACCTGCCGCTCAAGGTCAACACCGCTGGTGTGATCCCGCCGATCTTTGCGTCATCGCTGCTGCTGCTGCCGCTGACGATCAGCCAATTTGCCGGTAACAATGTCGATACCAGCACAACCTGGGGTTCGGTGCTGCAGACGCTCAACTCGACGCTGCAACATGGCCAGCCGGTCTATATGACGCTTTATGCCGTCGGCATTATCTTCTTCTGCTTCTTCTACACCGCCGTGGTGTTCAATCCGGAAGAGACAGCAGATAACCTCAAGCGCAATGGCGGTTTCATCCCCGGCATCCGTCCGGGCAAGAACACCGCCACCTATCTCGATTATGTGCTGACGCGCATCACCGTGGTCGGTGCCGCCTATCTCGCCTTTGTCTGTGTGCTGCCAGAATATGTCATCGCGCAGACTGGCATACCGCTCTTCTTCCTGGGCGGCACCAGCTTGCTCATTGTGGTGAATGTGACGGTTGATACCGTGACCCAGATCCAGAGCCACTTGCTGGCGCACCAATATGGCGACCTGATTAAAAAGGCGAAACTGAAAGGCCGACTGCGCTAG
- the rplO gene encoding 50S ribosomal protein L15, which translates to MKLNEIKDNEGARKGRMRIGRGIGSGKGKTGGRGQKGQKSRSGVAIKGFEGGQMPLHMRLPKRGFNNPFGKDFAEVNLGMIQKFIDAKKLDAKGTIDHAALKAAGLARGGKDGVRLLAKGELKTKASFAVAGASKAAVAAVEKAGGNVEILAAKPEAKAE; encoded by the coding sequence ATGAAACTGAACGAAATCAAAGATAATGAAGGTGCCCGTAAAGGCCGTATGCGCATCGGGCGCGGTATCGGTTCGGGCAAGGGCAAGACCGGTGGTCGTGGCCAAAAGGGTCAGAAGAGCCGTTCGGGTGTCGCAATCAAGGGCTTCGAAGGCGGCCAGATGCCGCTTCACATGCGCTTGCCGAAGCGTGGCTTCAATAATCCGTTCGGCAAGGATTTTGCCGAAGTCAATCTGGGTATGATCCAGAAGTTCATCGACGCCAAGAAGCTCGATGCCAAAGGCACGATCGATCATGCTGCACTCAAGGCCGCTGGCCTGGCTCGCGGTGGCAAGGACGGCGTGCGTCTGCTGGCCAAGGGTGAGCTGAAGACTAAGGCGAGTTTCGCTGTCGCTGGTGCATCCAAGGCGGCTGTTGCTGCGGTAGAAAAAGCCGGCGGCAATGTGGAAATCCTCGCGGCCAAGCCTGAAGCCAAAGCCGAGTAA
- the rpmD gene encoding 50S ribosomal protein L30 translates to MAAKKTIKVRQTGSPIRRPDVQRKTLIGLGLNKMHKTVELEDTPSVRGMIKSVSHMVEIVE, encoded by the coding sequence ATGGCTGCTAAGAAAACCATCAAGGTGCGCCAGACTGGTTCGCCAATCCGCCGCCCGGACGTTCAGCGCAAGACGCTGATCGGTCTCGGTCTCAACAAGATGCACAAGACAGTCGAGCTGGAAGACACCCCTTCCGTGCGCGGCATGATCAAGAGCGTCAGCCACATGGTTGAGATTGTAGAATAA
- the rpsE gene encoding 30S ribosomal protein S5 has protein sequence MADEVKKDETVENTNDAPATEAAPAAEAAPAEQAAQEAAPAENKRGGRNARGDGRGGRGGGRGRRNDRRNRDEDKGDDLIEKLVHINRVSKTVKGGKRFGFAALVVVGDGSGRVGFGHGKAREVPEAISKATAAAKKKMIRVALKEGRTLHHDGKGRFGAGKVTVRTAPPGTGIIAGGPMRAVFESLGVSDVVTKSVGTSNPYNMIRATFEALGDQTSPKSVAQRRGKKVADLLSRGGASAAEAKVDAEAITE, from the coding sequence ATGGCTGATGAAGTAAAAAAAGACGAAACCGTCGAAAACACCAACGACGCTCCGGCAACCGAAGCGGCTCCTGCTGCTGAAGCTGCTCCTGCGGAACAGGCTGCACAGGAAGCTGCACCTGCTGAAAACAAGCGCGGTGGCCGTAATGCGCGCGGTGACGGCCGCGGTGGACGCGGTGGTGGCCGTGGTCGTCGCAATGACCGTCGCAATCGCGATGAGGACAAGGGCGACGATCTGATCGAGAAGCTGGTCCATATCAACCGCGTTTCCAAGACGGTTAAGGGTGGTAAGCGCTTCGGTTTCGCTGCTCTGGTCGTCGTCGGTGACGGTTCGGGCCGTGTTGGTTTCGGCCATGGTAAAGCACGCGAGGTTCCTGAGGCGATCTCCAAGGCAACCGCTGCTGCCAAGAAGAAGATGATCCGTGTGGCTCTGAAAGAAGGCCGCACGCTGCACCATGACGGCAAGGGCCGTTTCGGTGCTGGCAAGGTCACCGTTCGCACCGCACCTCCGGGTACCGGTATCATTGCCGGTGGCCCGATGCGTGCCGTGTTTGAAAGCCTGGGCGTTTCCGATGTGGTGACCAAGTCGGTCGGCACCTCCAACCCCTATAACATGATCCGCGCCACCTTTGAGGCTCTGGGCGACCAGACCAGCCCCAAATCCGTGGCACAGCGTCGTGGCAAGAAGGTTGCTGACCTTCTGAGCCGTGGCGGCGCCAGCGCAGCCGAAGCAAAGGTTGACGCTGAAGCAATTACGGAGTGA
- the rplR gene encoding 50S ribosomal protein L18 has translation MAKLSLFEKRRQRVRTALRKQAAGRARLSVHRTGRHIYAQIIDDAAGKTVASASSLTKGSKDAGATCEAAAKVGKDIAAAAKKAGVTTVVFDRGGFLYHGRVKALADAAREGGLEF, from the coding sequence ATGGCGAAACTTTCTCTATTCGAAAAGCGGCGCCAGCGTGTGCGTACCGCTCTGCGCAAACAGGCCGCTGGCCGCGCGCGCCTCTCGGTGCACCGCACCGGTCGGCATATCTATGCCCAGATCATTGACGATGCTGCGGGCAAGACCGTTGCTTCGGCCTCTTCGCTGACCAAGGGCAGCAAGGATGCGGGCGCAACCTGTGAAGCCGCAGCCAAAGTCGGCAAGGATATTGCCGCTGCTGCCAAAAAGGCGGGCGTCACCACCGTTGTGTTTGATCGTGGCGGTTTTCTCTATCATGGCCGGGTAAAGGCGCTTGCTGACGCTGCCCGTGAAGGCGGACTGGAGTTTTAA
- the rplF gene encoding 50S ribosomal protein L6, whose amino-acid sequence MSRIGKKAVAIPAGVSANIADGILSVKGPKGELTLPLSDQIEYSIGDDGVAVKPANNGKQARAFWGMQRTLVQNLVTGVTEGFSKTLEINGVGYRAKVQGKTLNMQLGFSHDVDFAIPEGIDIKTPDQTTVEISGMDKQKVGQVAAEIRRWRKPEPYKGKGIKYQGEYIFRKEGKKK is encoded by the coding sequence ATGAGCCGTATTGGTAAAAAGGCAGTGGCCATTCCGGCAGGCGTCAGCGCCAATATCGCTGATGGCATTCTGTCGGTCAAAGGCCCCAAGGGCGAGCTGACGCTGCCGCTCTCGGACCAGATTGAATATAGCATTGGTGATGACGGCGTAGCCGTGAAGCCAGCGAATAACGGCAAGCAGGCCCGCGCATTTTGGGGCATGCAGCGCACGCTGGTTCAGAACCTGGTCACCGGTGTGACCGAAGGCTTCTCCAAGACGCTGGAAATCAACGGCGTTGGCTATCGTGCCAAGGTGCAGGGCAAGACGCTCAACATGCAGCTCGGCTTCAGCCATGATGTTGATTTTGCGATCCCTGAGGGCATCGACATCAAGACGCCGGATCAGACCACGGTCGAGATCTCCGGCATGGACAAACAGAAAGTCGGCCAGGTGGCCGCAGAAATCCGCCGCTGGCGCAAGCCCGAGCCTTATAAGGGCAAGGGTATCAAATATCAGGGCGAATATATTTTCCGCAAGGAAGGGAAGAAGAAGTAA
- the rpsH gene encoding 30S ribosomal protein S8, with translation MAFTDPLGDMLTRIRNGQQAKKDSVVSPSSKLRARVLDVLQREGYIRGYAEEALGQHKGLRIELKYFEGEPAIKSLARVSKPGRRVYSGSQELPRVRNGLGITIVSTPKGVLSDAEAREQNVGGEVLAEVF, from the coding sequence ATGGCATTTACCGATCCTTTGGGTGATATGCTCACCCGTATTCGCAACGGTCAGCAGGCCAAGAAGGACAGCGTTGTCTCGCCGTCTTCCAAGCTGCGTGCCCGTGTTCTCGATGTGCTGCAGCGCGAAGGCTATATTCGCGGCTATGCAGAGGAAGCGCTGGGCCAGCATAAGGGCCTGCGTATCGAGCTGAAATATTTTGAGGGCGAGCCTGCGATCAAGTCGCTGGCGCGCGTGTCCAAGCCGGGTCGCCGGGTTTACAGCGGTTCGCAGGAACTGCCCCGTGTACGCAACGGTCTGGGCATCACCATCGTATCCACGCCCAAGGGTGTTCTCTCCGACGCGGAAGCGCGCGAGCAGAATGTCGGTGGCGAGGTTCTGGCGGAGGTATTCTGA
- the rpsN gene encoding 30S ribosomal protein S14 gives MAKLSSINKNEKRKRMVKKYANRYAKLKAIAADTSLDETERLMARLKMAEIPRNGNPTRVRNRCNTTGRPRGYYRKFGLCRIELRDLANKGLIPGVTKSSW, from the coding sequence ATGGCGAAACTGAGTTCGATTAACAAAAACGAGAAGCGCAAGCGGATGGTGAAGAAATATGCCAACCGCTATGCCAAGCTGAAGGCGATTGCGGCCGACACTTCGCTCGACGAAACCGAGCGTCTGATGGCCCGCCTGAAGATGGCGGAAATTCCGCGCAATGGTAACCCGACACGCGTTCGCAACCGGTGCAACACCACCGGTCGTCCGCGCGGTTATTATCGCAAGTTCGGCCTGTGCCGTATCGAGCTGCGCGATCTGGCCAATAAGGGCCTGATCCCCGGCGTAACGAAGTCCAGCTGGTAA
- the rplE gene encoding 50S ribosomal protein L5, which translates to MADKYTPRMRQRYDDVVVKAMQEKFNYANPMEVPRIEKVVINMGVGEASQDKKKVATAAAEMELISGQKPVITKAKKSIAGFKLREGMPIGCKVTLRKERMYEFLDRFVTIAMPRIRDFRGLNPKSFDGRGNYAMGLKEQIVFPEISYDAIDTVRGMDIIVTTTAKTDDEARELLRLFGFPFPQEEEQQAA; encoded by the coding sequence ATGGCTGATAAGTATACGCCACGCATGCGCCAGCGTTACGACGATGTGGTCGTCAAGGCGATGCAGGAAAAGTTCAACTATGCCAATCCGATGGAAGTGCCACGTATCGAAAAGGTCGTGATCAACATGGGTGTTGGTGAAGCCAGCCAGGACAAGAAGAAAGTCGCAACGGCTGCCGCTGAAATGGAACTGATTTCCGGTCAGAAGCCGGTGATCACAAAGGCAAAGAAATCCATCGCCGGCTTCAAGCTGCGCGAAGGTATGCCGATCGGCTGCAAGGTGACTTTGCGCAAGGAACGCATGTATGAGTTTCTTGATCGCTTCGTCACCATCGCAATGCCGCGCATTCGTGACTTTCGCGGACTGAACCCGAAGAGCTTTGACGGCCGTGGCAACTACGCCATGGGCCTGAAGGAGCAGATCGTGTTCCCGGAAATCAGCTATGATGCCATCGATACCGTTCGCGGCATGGACATCATTGTAACCACAACTGCGAAGACGGACGATGAGGCCCGCGAATTGCTGCGTCTCTTCGGCTTCCCGTTCCCGCAAGAAGAGGAACAGCAAGCGGCCTGA
- the rplX gene encoding 50S ribosomal protein L24 → MGMAKIKKGDDVVVLSGKDKGKTGSVTQVMPKEGKVVVSGVNMIARHRKPTQQNPQGGIDRYEAPMAISKVAVADPKSGKPTRVRIEEKDGKKVRVAVKSGETIDG, encoded by the coding sequence ATGGGTATGGCAAAGATCAAAAAAGGCGATGATGTCGTCGTCCTGTCCGGCAAGGACAAGGGCAAGACCGGCAGCGTCACCCAGGTAATGCCGAAGGAAGGCAAGGTTGTAGTGTCCGGCGTCAACATGATCGCGCGTCACCGCAAGCCGACCCAGCAGAACCCGCAGGGTGGTATTGACCGCTATGAAGCACCGATGGCGATTTCCAAGGTTGCTGTTGCCGATCCCAAGAGCGGCAAGCCAACCCGCGTTCGCATCGAAGAAAAGGACGGCAAGAAGGTCCGTGTGGCCGTGAAGTCCGGGGAGACGATCGATGGCTGA
- the rplN gene encoding 50S ribosomal protein L14: protein MIQMQSNLEVADNSGAKRVQCIKVLGGSKRRFASVGDIIVVSVKEAAPRGKVKKGDVHRAVIVRTAKDVRRADGTVIRFDSNAAVLVNKSDEPIGTRIFGPVVRELRAKKHMKIISLAPEVL, encoded by the coding sequence ATGATCCAGATGCAGTCTAATCTTGAGGTCGCGGACAATAGCGGCGCCAAGCGTGTGCAGTGCATTAAGGTGCTCGGCGGCTCGAAGCGCCGTTTTGCCAGCGTCGGTGACATCATCGTCGTTTCGGTGAAGGAAGCAGCACCGCGCGGCAAGGTGAAAAAGGGTGACGTGCACCGTGCCGTCATCGTGCGCACCGCCAAGGACGTTCGTCGTGCAGACGGCACCGTCATCCGCTTTGACAGCAATGCCGCTGTGCTCGTCAACAAAAGTGACGAGCCGATCGGCACGCGTATTTTTGGCCCCGTGGTTCGTGAGCTGCGTGCCAAGAAGCACATGAAAATCATTTCACTCGCGCCGGAGGTACTCTGA
- the rpsQ gene encoding 30S ribosomal protein S17, giving the protein MPKRVLTGTVVSDKTDKTVVVKVERKVKHPLYGKIIRLSKKYHAHDEENTFKAGEVVRIEETRPISKLKTWKVLDRVGGTPDIAVQDNA; this is encoded by the coding sequence ATGCCAAAACGTGTTCTGACAGGAACGGTGGTCTCCGATAAGACCGACAAGACCGTCGTGGTAAAGGTTGAGCGCAAGGTGAAGCACCCGCTGTACGGGAAGATCATCCGCCTCTCCAAAAAATACCACGCGCATGATGAGGAAAACACCTTCAAGGCGGGCGAGGTTGTCCGCATTGAGGAAACACGGCCGATTTCCAAGCTGAAGACCTGGAAGGTGCTCGACCGTGTGGGTGGAACCCCGGACATCGCCGTACAGGATAACGCCTGA
- the rpmC gene encoding 50S ribosomal protein L29, with translation MSKQLEDLRTKTDDQLADELTALKKEAFNLRFQAATNQLENPSRMRDVRRNIARIKTLQGERARSAAQA, from the coding sequence ATGAGCAAGCAACTCGAAGACCTGCGCACCAAGACCGACGATCAGCTGGCTGATGAGCTGACCGCGCTGAAAAAAGAAGCGTTTAACCTGCGCTTTCAGGCGGCGACCAACCAGCTGGAAAATCCGTCGCGCATGCGTGACGTGCGTCGCAATATCGCGCGCATCAAAACGCTTCAGGGCGAGCGCGCCCGCAGCGCAGCACAGGCTTAA
- the rplP gene encoding 50S ribosomal protein L16: MLQPKKTKYRKAFKGKIKGNAPGGTTLNFGSYGLKALEPERITARQIEAARRAITRHIKRQGRLWIRVFPDVPVSKKPAEVRQGKGKGSVEYWAARVKPGRILFELDGVPGPLAAVAFERAAMKLPIKTKVVARLGDTSHLEG; the protein is encoded by the coding sequence ATGCTGCAACCGAAGAAAACAAAATACCGCAAGGCCTTTAAAGGCAAGATCAAGGGCAATGCTCCCGGCGGCACCACGCTGAACTTTGGTTCCTATGGCCTTAAGGCTCTGGAGCCCGAGCGTATCACCGCCCGCCAGATCGAAGCTGCGCGTCGTGCGATCACGCGTCACATCAAGCGTCAGGGACGCCTATGGATTCGCGTATTCCCTGATGTGCCGGTATCGAAAAAGCCTGCCGAAGTCCGTCAGGGTAAAGGTAAGGGTTCGGTCGAATATTGGGCCGCCCGGGTAAAGCCTGGCCGCATCCTGTTTGAACTGGATGGTGTGCCCGGACCGCTGGCCGCTGTCGCTTTTGAGCGTGCAGCCATGAAACTGCCGATCAAGACCAAGGTCGTGGCGCGTCTCGGCGACACGTCGCACCTGGAAGGGTAA
- the rpsC gene encoding 30S ribosomal protein S3 has product MGQKSNPIGLRLQINRTWDSRWYAEGADYAQLLKEDITIRNYIIKNLPQAAISKVVIERPAKLCRVSIYAARPGVIIGKKGADIEKLTKKLSTMTDSEVKLNIVEIRKPEVDAKLVAQGIGDQLIRRVAFRRAMKRAVQSALRLGAEGIKITCGGRLGGAEIARVEWYREGRVPLHTLRANVDYAESEALTAYGIIGIKVWIFKGEILGHDPMAQDRLMMEAQTSGVRPAR; this is encoded by the coding sequence ATGGGTCAGAAGAGTAATCCGATAGGCCTGCGTCTGCAGATCAACCGTACCTGGGACAGCCGCTGGTATGCCGAAGGTGCTGACTATGCGCAACTGCTCAAGGAAGACATCACGATCCGCAACTACATCATCAAGAACCTGCCCCAGGCAGCGATCTCGAAGGTGGTGATCGAGCGTCCGGCCAAGCTGTGCCGCGTGTCCATCTATGCTGCCCGCCCCGGTGTTATCATCGGCAAGAAGGGTGCGGACATTGAGAAGCTGACCAAGAAGCTCAGCACCATGACCGACAGCGAAGTGAAGCTGAACATCGTCGAAATCCGCAAGCCGGAAGTTGACGCGAAGCTCGTTGCACAGGGCATTGGTGACCAGCTGATCCGTCGCGTTGCTTTCCGTCGTGCGATGAAGCGCGCGGTGCAGTCGGCGCTGCGTCTTGGCGCAGAGGGTATCAAGATCACCTGTGGTGGTCGTCTGGGCGGTGCGGAAATCGCCCGCGTAGAATGGTATCGTGAAGGCCGTGTGCCGCTGCACACACTGCGTGCCAATGTTGACTATGCCGAGTCAGAAGCGCTGACCGCTTATGGCATCATCGGCATCAAGGTCTGGATCTTCAAAGGCGAAATTCTGGGCCATGACCCGATGGCGCAGGATCGTCTGATGATGGAGGCGCAGACCTCCGGTGTGCGTCCGGCGCGCTGA
- the rplV gene encoding 50S ribosomal protein L22, whose protein sequence is MGKQSAPRRVGEREALAVGNSIRGSAQKLNLVAQLIRGKKAEEAMNILSFSKKAMAVDARKVLASAIANAENNHNLDVDALVVSEASVGKSITMKRFTTRARGRSSRILKPFSRLRIVVREHDEEEA, encoded by the coding sequence ATGGGCAAGCAATCTGCACCCCGCCGGGTTGGCGAGCGTGAAGCGCTTGCTGTCGGCAACTCCATTCGCGGTTCGGCGCAGAAGCTGAATCTGGTGGCGCAGCTGATCCGTGGCAAGAAAGCGGAAGAGGCGATGAACATCCTCTCTTTCTCGAAAAAAGCCATGGCGGTTGATGCACGCAAGGTTCTGGCCTCGGCCATCGCCAATGCCGAGAACAACCACAATCTGGACGTCGATGCGCTGGTCGTATCGGAAGCCAGTGTCGGCAAGTCGATCACCATGAAGCGCTTCACAACCCGTGCGCGTGGTCGTTCGAGCCGCATTTTGAAGCCATTCAGCCGCCTGCGCATCGTTGTGCGCGAGCATGATGAAGAGGAGGCGTAA
- the rpsS gene encoding 30S ribosomal protein S19, whose translation MARSVWKGPFVELSLLKKAEEAQENGGRAPIKTWSRRSTVLPQFVGLTFNVYNGHKFVPVSVNEDMVGHKLGEFAPTRTYYGHAADKKGKK comes from the coding sequence ATGGCACGTTCCGTCTGGAAAGGACCATTTGTCGAGCTTAGCCTGCTGAAAAAGGCCGAAGAAGCTCAGGAAAATGGCGGCCGCGCTCCGATCAAGACCTGGTCGCGCCGGTCAACCGTATTGCCGCAGTTCGTTGGCCTGACGTTCAATGTCTATAATGGCCACAAATTCGTTCCGGTCTCCGTGAACGAAGACATGGTGGGCCACAAGCTGGGTGAGTTCGCTCCAACGCGCACTTACTACGGCCACGCCGCAGACAAGAAGGGCAAGAAATAA